The Kineothrix sp. MB12-C1 genome includes a window with the following:
- the cobI gene encoding precorrin-2 C(20)-methyltransferase, which yields MKGILYGIGVGPGDPELITLKALKYMRQSDVIILPSAPKDKCHSYLIAQGAYPEINEKEVICMPFAMTKDKKVLETSHNRIYEDIAALLEQGKTVAFLTIGDPAVYSTYSYIHSKVKERGGAAHMVSGVPSFCAAAASLGISLGDNKEEIHIIPASYDIRKTLSLEGTKVYMKSGKRLAELKKMLKESQKDSLQVYAVSNCGMEEERIAEGMENLDESSGYLTIVIVKEQPDRND from the coding sequence ATGAAAGGTATTTTATATGGAATCGGAGTAGGACCGGGGGATCCGGAGTTGATTACATTAAAAGCATTGAAATATATGAGACAAAGCGATGTTATTATTCTGCCGTCCGCTCCGAAGGATAAGTGTCACTCCTATCTGATTGCGCAGGGAGCATATCCTGAAATTAACGAAAAAGAAGTCATATGTATGCCTTTTGCTATGACAAAAGATAAGAAGGTACTTGAAACTTCCCATAATCGAATATATGAAGATATTGCAGCCTTATTGGAGCAGGGGAAGACAGTGGCATTTTTGACAATTGGTGACCCTGCTGTTTATTCTACTTATAGCTACATCCATTCCAAAGTGAAGGAAAGAGGGGGTGCTGCTCATATGGTGAGCGGAGTCCCTTCTTTCTGTGCTGCTGCCGCGTCACTCGGTATTTCTCTTGGAGATAATAAAGAAGAGATTCATATAATACCTGCCTCTTATGATATTAGGAAGACACTTTCGCTAGAGGGAACTAAGGTCTATATGAAGTCCGGGAAAAGGCTGGCAGAATTAAAGAAAATGTTGAAGGAATCCCAAAAAGATAGCCTGCAAGTGTATGCTGTTTCCAATTGTGGAATGGAAGAGGAAAGAATAGCGGAAGGGATGGAAAATCTGGATGAAAGCAGTGGATATCTAACGATTGTGATCGTAAAGGAACAGCCGGATCGAAATGATTAA
- a CDS encoding carbohydrate ABC transporter permease: protein MEMSMKEKIGLVFKYIVLIIFAATCIYPIIWLLINSFKTNEELFANPWGMPVNFSLKNYIVAVTEGNIGIYFVNSVIIAVVAVAATVLLSSMVSYAISRMYWKGSKLMLNIFLLGMMIPVYATIIPLFTIFNRFGILNTHASVIIPHIAFGFPMAVFILTGFFQTIPRDIEEAAVVDGCSIYRIFFKIIMPITKSSVVTVAVVVFIGVWNDLLMPQIFLTDAAKMTLPVGLNSFKGMYSTDYVSMIAAVLLTIIPSVIVYILLHKNIMEGMVAGAVKG, encoded by the coding sequence ATGGAGATGTCCATGAAAGAAAAGATAGGACTGGTATTTAAATATATTGTATTAATCATCTTTGCAGCAACCTGCATTTATCCGATCATCTGGCTTTTGATCAATTCCTTTAAAACGAACGAAGAATTGTTCGCAAATCCATGGGGAATGCCGGTAAACTTTAGCTTGAAAAATTATATTGTCGCAGTTACTGAAGGGAATATCGGAATCTATTTTGTCAACTCAGTTATCATAGCCGTCGTGGCAGTTGCAGCTACAGTACTGCTCAGCAGCATGGTATCCTATGCGATTTCCAGAATGTATTGGAAAGGTTCAAAACTGATGCTGAATATATTTTTACTGGGAATGATGATCCCGGTATATGCGACGATTATTCCGCTGTTTACAATTTTTAATCGGTTTGGGATTCTGAACACCCATGCTTCTGTGATCATTCCACACATTGCGTTTGGTTTTCCGATGGCGGTATTTATACTGACCGGATTCTTTCAGACGATTCCCCGGGATATTGAGGAAGCAGCGGTAGTGGACGGCTGCAGCATTTACCGAATCTTCTTTAAGATTATTATGCCGATTACGAAGTCGTCGGTCGTAACGGTGGCGGTGGTGGTGTTCATCGGCGTCTGGAATGACTTGTTGATGCCGCAGATTTTTCTGACCGATGCTGCAAAGATGACCTTGCCGGTCGGGCTGAATTCTTTTAAGGGAATGTACTCGACTGATTATGTATCGATGATTGCAGCGGTCCTACTGACAATTATTCCGAGTGTGATCGTATATATTTTACTGCATAAGAACATTATGGAAGGTATGGTGGCAGGTGCAGTAAAGGGTTAG
- a CDS encoding ABC transporter ATP-binding protein encodes MLRLEQVTAGYQKNPVIKEIDLTFERGKITVLTGPNGSGKSTLLKAIVGLCEIHKGTVLLNNKKKGEFSDKEFAGYVSYLPQSHGGGAITVERMVLHGRFPYLSYPRRYREKDYKCCFQAMEQMGILALRDKKIDELSGGQRQKVFIAMALAGEMEVFLFDEPSTYLDISCQLELLDTMVRLKEEGKTVITVLHDLNYAMKIADYMVVMEAGSIGCADTPLHVYESGMIDRVFGIESGMLVDEQGEKHFYFERSQRK; translated from the coding sequence ATGCTTAGATTAGAACAAGTGACGGCAGGATATCAGAAGAATCCGGTGATAAAAGAGATTGATCTCACCTTTGAGCGAGGGAAAATTACAGTTCTGACCGGGCCCAACGGAAGCGGAAAAAGTACACTTCTTAAGGCGATCGTAGGACTATGCGAAATACATAAGGGCACTGTACTTCTGAATAATAAGAAGAAAGGTGAGTTTAGCGATAAAGAATTTGCAGGATATGTTTCCTATTTGCCTCAAAGCCATGGCGGTGGAGCTATTACGGTGGAACGCATGGTCTTACACGGGCGGTTTCCTTATCTGTCCTATCCTCGAAGATATCGCGAAAAAGATTACAAATGCTGTTTTCAGGCCATGGAACAAATGGGCATTCTTGCGCTTCGTGATAAGAAAATTGATGAGTTATCCGGCGGACAGCGGCAGAAGGTGTTTATTGCCATGGCTCTGGCCGGGGAGATGGAAGTCTTTCTTTTCGATGAACCTTCCACATATTTGGATATAAGTTGCCAATTGGAGCTTTTGGATACCATGGTACGGCTGAAAGAAGAGGGAAAGACGGTAATTACGGTTCTTCATGACCTTAATTATGCGATGAAGATTGCTGATTATATGGTAGTGATGGAAGCAGGAAGTATAGGATGCGCGGATACTCCTTTGCACGTATATGAAAGCGGTATGATTGACCGGGTATTTGGTATAGAGTCGGGAATGCTCGTAGATGAACAAGGGGAAAAGCATTTTTATTTTGAGAGGAGCCAGAGAAAATGA
- a CDS encoding FecCD family ABC transporter permease: MEKSREQLKVQRRIILFACLLLLMIAVGLLSGAAKLSPRDFMELFASEEMTKNGRILLYVRMPRVIGAVVAGMGLAVAGAVIQVILNNPLAGPNIIGVNAGAGFSVAICSVLLPRSYAVLPFAAFLGAFFTVLLVYYLGKKTGASKITLVLAGVAINSLLNAASDTVYTFSESSLIASSAFKIGGLAGIDSRVLTFASIAVAAATVIVFLFHNELEVFSLGEDKAKTLGLSVPFYRFFFLALAAVLAGASVSFAGLLGFVGLIVPHIVRLLVGEESKYYILTSAILGSLFLLVCDTIGRTMFAPYELPTGIVLSFIGAPFFLWLLVRKKRGKRNA; this comes from the coding sequence ATGGAGAAGAGTAGAGAACAGTTAAAAGTACAAAGAAGAATTATATTATTTGCCTGTTTATTGTTACTTATGATTGCTGTAGGGTTGCTAAGCGGTGCAGCTAAGCTTTCACCGAGAGACTTTATGGAATTGTTTGCTTCGGAGGAGATGACGAAGAATGGAAGGATTCTTCTCTATGTTCGTATGCCGAGGGTAATCGGAGCAGTCGTTGCGGGAATGGGACTTGCCGTTGCGGGGGCTGTGATACAGGTGATTTTGAATAATCCGCTGGCAGGCCCGAATATTATCGGGGTCAATGCAGGTGCAGGTTTCTCAGTAGCGATTTGCAGTGTTTTATTACCGAGATCGTATGCTGTTTTACCGTTCGCAGCTTTTCTTGGCGCCTTTTTTACTGTCTTACTCGTTTATTATCTCGGTAAGAAAACCGGTGCTTCCAAAATCACTCTCGTATTGGCCGGAGTTGCGATCAACAGTCTGTTAAATGCAGCTTCCGATACGGTCTATACTTTTAGTGAAAGTTCTCTCATTGCGAGTTCCGCTTTTAAAATTGGAGGATTAGCAGGAATCGATAGCCGGGTACTTACTTTCGCAAGTATTGCGGTGGCAGCAGCGACAGTTATTGTTTTTTTATTTCATAATGAGCTGGAGGTATTTTCTCTTGGAGAGGATAAAGCGAAGACATTAGGGCTCTCTGTTCCTTTTTATCGCTTTTTCTTCCTGGCCCTGGCGGCTGTGCTCGCAGGAGCTTCTGTAAGTTTTGCCGGACTGCTTGGATTCGTGGGCTTAATTGTTCCCCATATAGTCAGGCTGCTCGTTGGAGAAGAGAGTAAGTACTACATTCTTACCTCGGCAATTTTAGGTTCTTTGTTCTTATTAGTCTGCGATACGATAGGAAGAACGATGTTCGCCCCCTATGAGCTTCCTACAGGCATTGTGCTGTCATTTATCGGTGCCCCCTTCTTCTTGTGGCTGCTCGTCAGAAAGAAAAGGGGGAAAAGAAATGCTTAG
- a CDS encoding carbohydrate ABC transporter permease, translating to MNKVFGNKKSIAVFVLPAFCIYFIFCLVPIVYNFYISLFQTDMMSPGKFVGIQNYVNLFKDGTFLKALRNNILMVMGSLIAHLPLALFFGNLLFQKIKGSHFFQTVFFLPSVICGVAVGMIWTFVYNSEFGLLNKMLEMLGLVNLQQAWLSNKKVALICVIVVVMWQFVGYHMVIQLAAMKNIPESLYEAAKIDGASKWVQFRSITFPLIKNILKVDAVLIITGSLKYYDLIAVMTGGGPNHSTELMSTYMYYQGFRTLKYGYSAAIGVILLLLCICAVWISNHVFKSEPIEF from the coding sequence ATGAATAAAGTGTTTGGAAATAAAAAGAGCATTGCTGTATTTGTACTTCCCGCATTTTGTATTTATTTTATTTTTTGCCTGGTTCCGATCGTTTATAACTTCTATATCAGTCTGTTTCAAACTGATATGATGAGCCCGGGTAAATTCGTGGGAATACAAAATTATGTAAATTTATTTAAGGATGGAACCTTTTTAAAGGCTCTGCGCAATAATATTTTAATGGTGATGGGTTCACTGATCGCCCACCTGCCACTTGCACTATTCTTTGGAAATCTGTTGTTCCAGAAGATTAAAGGCAGCCATTTCTTCCAGACAGTATTCTTTTTACCGAGTGTTATTTGTGGTGTTGCAGTCGGAATGATCTGGACCTTTGTTTATAATTCGGAGTTTGGTCTGCTTAATAAGATGCTGGAAATGCTGGGGCTTGTAAATTTACAGCAGGCATGGTTATCCAATAAGAAAGTTGCACTGATTTGTGTAATTGTAGTTGTTATGTGGCAATTTGTGGGCTATCATATGGTTATTCAGCTTGCGGCCATGAAAAATATTCCCGAATCTCTCTATGAGGCGGCGAAAATTGATGGCGCAAGCAAATGGGTGCAGTTTCGCTCCATTACTTTCCCTCTAATTAAAAATATTCTTAAAGTCGATGCCGTGCTAATCATTACCGGATCTCTTAAATACTATGATTTGATTGCAGTTATGACCGGAGGCGGGCCGAATCACAGTACGGAGTTAATGTCGACCTATATGTACTATCAGGGATTCAGGACACTTAAATACGGATATTCTGCAGCGATCGGTGTGATATTGCTGTTGTTGTGTATCTGTGCGGTATGGATATCAAACCATGTCTTTAAGTCAGAGCCGATTGAATTTTAG
- a CDS encoding response regulator transcription factor, with amino-acid sequence MKLLIADDEAVIRHGLMSLDWNEVGITEIYSAVNGIEAKELLANEDIDIVISDIRMPGLDGLELSRYLYETTKDTVIILLTGFNDFEYAKEAIRNQVYEYLLKPVHPEELLTAVRRAVETIKQKKYKNQMLRQYQDQIAAYDITEKILHSFLDVGIQMTDILTVIAKRSNTDLTLSDLAEEYHFSPIYLSRFIKKETGYSFIDILTGIRLMHAASMLEEGKERIQSICEKTGFRDQRYFSQVFKRIFECTPRDYRKNGSGKRYETIVDILDAITVKHHTKGGD; translated from the coding sequence GTGAAATTATTGATAGCAGATGATGAAGCGGTAATCCGGCATGGGCTCATGTCGCTGGATTGGAATGAAGTAGGGATAACAGAGATTTACAGTGCAGTCAATGGGATTGAAGCGAAGGAATTGCTGGCGAATGAAGATATTGATATCGTAATCAGTGATATCCGAATGCCCGGATTAGACGGTCTTGAACTTTCCCGCTATTTATATGAGACAACTAAGGATACAGTTATCATTTTATTGACCGGTTTTAATGATTTTGAATATGCGAAGGAAGCCATCCGCAATCAGGTCTATGAATATCTTCTAAAGCCTGTCCATCCGGAGGAACTGCTCACTGCGGTAAGACGTGCCGTTGAAACGATCAAACAGAAAAAATACAAGAACCAAATGCTCAGACAATATCAGGATCAGATTGCAGCGTATGATATCACGGAAAAAATTCTACATAGCTTTTTGGATGTGGGAATACAGATGACGGATATCCTGACCGTCATAGCAAAAAGGTCGAATACGGACTTAACGCTTAGCGACCTGGCGGAGGAATATCATTTCTCTCCAATCTATCTATCTCGGTTCATAAAGAAGGAGACCGGCTACTCGTTTATCGATATATTGACCGGCATCAGACTGATGCATGCCGCCTCGATGTTGGAAGAGGGAAAAGAACGGATTCAAAGTATCTGTGAGAAAACCGGATTTCGGGACCAGCGGTATTTCAGCCAGGTGTTTAAACGGATATTCGAATGTACGCCGAGAGACTACAGAAAGAATGGCTCGGGCAAACGATATGAGACGATTGTGGATATACTGGATGCGATTACGGTAAAGCATCATACCAAGGGAGGCGATTGA
- a CDS encoding ABC transporter substrate-binding protein: MRKKKVISMLMTGVIAGSLLMGCGNTQSQQSADASEGSSTSAKVENAADKSQGDGSETVMTVMCPGTASDTYRETYQEIADDFSANNEFGVKIQFEFYEREQFKTKLTTLMASNSVPDMFFTWELDYLRPFVEGGKVYDLTEELNNDSEWKERFVEGALEPLTYDGKVYAVPTQTTFAMMYYNKQIFADNGVEVPATYEEFLNVCETLKNNGVVPMTLAATTAWVPSEFVQQISDGIGGMDLYNGIISGEKKWNDPAHIEAGEEIQAMIEKGYFQNGMLGMSEDEAKALFQQGKAAMYYMGAWEVSTFINEETTPVSEDIGVFSMPAKNPENNGIIVGSVDSSYAIAESCENKEAAVAFLKYYTSQAAQEKLVYNQGRLPAIKMDIDESKLKPLVIDVIEISKEAKGMTPWWDRVFGAGEGVEFNNQCLAVFGGDDVQKAFDDLQSFAESNATR; this comes from the coding sequence ATGAGAAAGAAAAAAGTAATCAGCATGTTAATGACAGGTGTCATTGCCGGAAGTTTATTAATGGGTTGTGGTAATACACAAAGCCAACAAAGTGCGGATGCTTCGGAAGGAAGCAGCACCAGTGCTAAGGTAGAAAATGCAGCAGATAAGAGCCAGGGGGATGGCAGTGAAACTGTGATGACTGTGATGTGTCCGGGAACTGCGTCAGATACCTACAGAGAGACTTATCAGGAAATTGCGGATGACTTCTCAGCAAATAATGAGTTCGGCGTGAAGATACAGTTTGAGTTTTATGAAAGAGAACAGTTTAAAACGAAGCTGACTACACTGATGGCATCGAATTCCGTGCCGGATATGTTTTTTACTTGGGAGCTGGATTATTTAAGACCGTTTGTTGAGGGTGGAAAGGTATATGACCTGACAGAAGAGCTGAACAATGACAGTGAATGGAAAGAAAGATTTGTTGAAGGAGCGCTGGAACCACTTACATATGACGGAAAAGTTTATGCAGTGCCGACACAGACTACTTTTGCAATGATGTATTATAACAAGCAGATATTTGCGGATAACGGTGTAGAAGTTCCGGCAACTTATGAAGAATTCTTGAATGTCTGTGAGACGCTGAAGAATAACGGCGTCGTACCGATGACATTAGCGGCAACGACAGCATGGGTTCCTTCTGAATTTGTACAGCAGATATCGGATGGAATTGGCGGAATGGATTTATATAATGGGATTATAAGTGGAGAAAAGAAGTGGAATGACCCTGCACATATTGAGGCCGGAGAAGAAATTCAGGCGATGATTGAAAAGGGTTATTTTCAGAATGGTATGCTTGGCATGAGCGAGGATGAAGCAAAAGCATTATTCCAGCAGGGGAAAGCGGCAATGTATTACATGGGTGCGTGGGAAGTTTCCACTTTTATCAACGAAGAAACAACACCTGTTTCAGAAGATATAGGCGTGTTCAGCATGCCGGCTAAAAATCCGGAGAATAACGGTATTATTGTAGGATCAGTTGACAGCAGTTATGCGATAGCGGAGAGCTGTGAAAATAAAGAAGCTGCTGTTGCTTTCCTGAAATACTACACATCTCAGGCAGCTCAGGAAAAACTGGTTTATAATCAGGGGCGCCTTCCTGCCATCAAGATGGATATTGATGAAAGTAAGTTAAAACCATTGGTTATTGACGTAATAGAGATATCCAAAGAAGCCAAAGGTATGACACCGTGGTGGGATCGTGTATTCGGTGCCGGTGAAGGTGTCGAATTCAATAACCAGTGTTTGGCGGTATTCGGTGGTGATGATGTGCAGAAAGCTTTTGACGATTTGCAAAGTTTTGCTGAAAGTAATGCAACACGATGA
- a CDS encoding LuxR C-terminal-related transcriptional regulator, which produces MQKGKKDINDLYYFPKRLKGRISEIHKHPLTLIEAPSGFGKTTVVREQLKKYTDNLSQMFWYTCMGESPIKAWDGICNLFAQIDGEVAKELKELELPTPDTLADLILLLRKLHCNEKTFFIIDNYQLFASEIQRQIINAFSVHGNDMLHIIFITQPLHILQEATVHYGNIYEINDADLMFDRESIGNYFRISGLALSERELESIHSSTEGWVAAIRLQMMNYQERGIFEHTKDIEQLIKMAVWNKLSEEERAFFLSISILDCFTLKQIKIMIEKESIPEYIIQLLESNSFIRYFPETDLYYMHSILQDYLRNRFYNQTSGEFQKRMLKRAGEACVMMGQYYPAAQFYYKISDFDAILSLPLDAEYINNQKEKDILEFIADLVQICPEDTLRKYPLSVIGFAFHLFMGGLRGPFAKLARLIVSMIENPSDISEKELYRIKGEFALLTSFNEYNDIQKMSEGHKEAMKYLDGSSKFLLPTTPWTFMNISVLSMYWSKQGELEKELGYMDECMPYYSKLARGHGTSADVVMRAETMLFRGNDMEAEALYHKAVYLGREQRQRALCLCSEFMLCRIFMLRGDIEAYQAAVENIRKHTINRSERFLFRMAELCLAQLTLTLGDTKTLPDWMYDLEKMKKVLYVLALPQGNMLYGKLLLLEKRYNELYGLTEPMMGMASQMNYLLPQIYHLIYLAIANYAQGQTNKAQENLSKALSIALPDKVYLPFAEHGKELRPLLELVKAIVTDKEGLEQIVKLANRQENGMRVIRKKLLLSRSPLTPRERDIALLAKERLSAGEIAEALFITESTVRSALKKIYSKLEVHSKAELSRLEF; this is translated from the coding sequence GTGCAAAAAGGGAAAAAAGATATTAATGATTTATATTATTTTCCGAAACGGCTTAAGGGGCGGATAAGCGAAATACATAAACATCCATTGACTCTTATAGAAGCACCATCAGGCTTTGGAAAAACGACAGTCGTAAGAGAACAACTGAAAAAATACACAGATAATTTATCACAGATGTTTTGGTATACTTGTATGGGCGAGTCACCGATAAAGGCATGGGATGGTATTTGTAATTTGTTTGCACAAATAGATGGTGAAGTTGCGAAAGAGCTGAAGGAGCTGGAGCTTCCAACCCCTGATACACTGGCAGATTTAATCCTTCTTCTAAGAAAGTTACACTGCAACGAGAAAACCTTTTTCATTATTGATAATTACCAGTTATTTGCCAGTGAGATTCAACGACAGATCATTAATGCGTTCTCCGTCCATGGAAATGATATGCTTCATATTATTTTTATTACACAGCCACTGCATATCTTACAAGAAGCTACCGTTCATTATGGAAACATCTATGAAATAAATGATGCGGATCTTATGTTTGACAGAGAGAGCATAGGAAACTATTTTCGTATATCAGGCCTTGCTCTTTCCGAACGTGAACTGGAAAGCATACATAGTAGTACGGAAGGCTGGGTTGCCGCCATTCGCCTGCAAATGATGAATTATCAGGAAAGAGGAATTTTCGAACATACAAAAGATATCGAACAACTCATAAAGATGGCTGTTTGGAATAAGCTTTCAGAAGAAGAACGGGCGTTTTTTCTATCGATCTCCATTTTGGATTGTTTTACGTTGAAACAAATAAAAATTATGATCGAAAAGGAATCGATACCGGAGTATATTATACAGTTGCTTGAAAGCAACAGCTTCATACGCTATTTTCCTGAAACAGATTTATACTACATGCATAGTATTTTGCAAGATTATTTAAGAAATCGTTTCTATAATCAGACATCAGGGGAATTTCAGAAGCGAATGCTAAAGAGGGCAGGAGAAGCATGTGTCATGATGGGGCAGTATTATCCGGCGGCTCAGTTCTATTATAAAATTTCGGATTTTGATGCTATCTTATCCCTCCCATTGGACGCGGAGTATATCAATAATCAAAAAGAAAAAGATATTCTGGAATTCATAGCAGATTTAGTACAGATATGTCCGGAAGATACCTTGCGCAAATATCCGTTATCTGTAATTGGTTTCGCTTTCCATTTATTTATGGGAGGATTGCGAGGACCATTTGCTAAATTAGCAAGACTCATTGTCTCTATGATTGAAAATCCGTCAGACATTAGTGAAAAAGAGTTATACCGGATCAAAGGAGAGTTCGCTTTGCTTACATCCTTCAATGAATACAATGACATTCAAAAAATGAGTGAAGGGCATAAGGAAGCGATGAAATATTTAGACGGCTCCAGTAAGTTTCTGCTTCCGACGACCCCATGGACCTTTATGAATATATCGGTCTTGTCAATGTATTGGAGTAAACAGGGAGAACTGGAAAAAGAGCTTGGTTACATGGATGAATGTATGCCATATTATTCGAAACTGGCAAGAGGGCATGGCACGAGTGCGGATGTTGTGATGCGTGCAGAGACTATGCTGTTTAGGGGGAATGATATGGAGGCTGAGGCCCTTTATCATAAGGCTGTTTACTTGGGAAGAGAACAGAGGCAAAGAGCTCTTTGTCTTTGCTCGGAATTTATGTTATGCCGTATTTTTATGCTTCGCGGCGATATAGAAGCTTATCAGGCAGCAGTAGAAAATATAAGGAAGCATACCATTAACAGATCCGAACGTTTTCTCTTTCGTATGGCTGAACTTTGTCTGGCTCAGCTTACCCTTACGTTAGGTGATACAAAAACATTGCCGGATTGGATGTATGATTTGGAGAAGATGAAGAAAGTTCTTTATGTGCTCGCCCTTCCTCAAGGAAATATGCTTTATGGCAAGTTACTTTTGTTGGAGAAAAGATACAACGAATTATATGGTCTTACGGAGCCTATGATGGGAATGGCATCTCAAATGAACTATTTACTGCCGCAAATCTATCATTTAATTTATCTGGCAATAGCAAATTATGCACAGGGACAAACGAATAAAGCGCAGGAGAATCTTAGCAAAGCACTTTCTATCGCTTTGCCCGATAAAGTGTATTTACCTTTTGCCGAACATGGAAAGGAACTTCGTCCTCTTTTAGAGTTAGTTAAGGCGATTGTCACTGATAAGGAAGGACTGGAACAAATTGTAAAACTTGCAAATCGTCAGGAAAATGGAATGCGAGTGATTAGAAAAAAGCTGCTTTTGTCAAGATCACCCTTGACACCGAGGGAGAGGGATATTGCCTTGCTCGCTAAAGAGCGTCTAAGTGCCGGAGAAATAGCAGAAGCGCTTTTCATTACGGAATCCACTGTAAGAAGTGCGCTTAAGAAAATATATAGTAAATTAGAAGTGCATTCCAAAGCCGAACTATCCCGTTTAGAATTTTAA